In Vibrio lentus, the genomic stretch CGATTCTCGACCAACAAAAGTACTTCGACCAAAAAGTAGAATCGCTGACCCAAGAAGATGAACACGAACTGATCATTGCCATTGATGAGAGCATCATAGATAAGAATTTCATTAAGATAATCAGCTCACTAGCCGATCAGTTTCCAATCACACACTTCGATATTATTACCACCTCAACCTTCGATGTTGAAGACTTAGTCAGACGCGGAAAAGCGCAGATTGGCATCATCTATGCGGACGGTGAACTTAAGGTAGATATGGACTTCTTCTTGCTAGGCCAAGCACGCTTTCTCACTGTCAGCTCTGCCACACACGAGCTGAGCCAAATGTCCGTCGTTCAAGACTCAGACCTAAAGCGCTACCGCCAATGTGTGCATCGTAGCTCGAAGCAGCGCGAATTGTGGTTCACCTATGGCATTAGCTCGATGCTTTGGTATGCCAACAACCACAAAACAATCATAGATCTCGTTGAACAGAACGT encodes the following:
- a CDS encoding LysR family transcriptional regulator, which codes for MYSFEQLKVFVTVCESGSFSAAARKLKRAQSGVSQSIANLEIAIDQELFNREKNIPVLTNTGKALLPVAKSILDQQKYFDQKVESLTQEDEHELIIAIDESIIDKNFIKIISSLADQFPITHFDIITTSTFDVEDLVRRGKAQIGIIYADGELKVDMDFFLLGQARFLTVSSATHELSQMSVVQDSDLKRYRQCVHRSSKQRELWFTYGISSMLWYANNHKTIIDLVEQNVGWANVPEMMVMEGIQKGDLVALPVAHEHGGWITPVGCLVSRSHINGPVLTSLLEKLKGHSLENNQWQAN